A window from Carassius carassius chromosome 40, fCarCar2.1, whole genome shotgun sequence encodes these proteins:
- the LOC132122238 gene encoding cysteine-rich PDZ-binding protein-like: protein MVCEKCEKKLGRVITPDTWKDGARNTTESGGRKLNENKMLTSKKARFDPYGKSGFSTCRICKSSVHQSGSHYCQGCAYKKGICAMCGKKVLDTKNYKQTSV from the exons ATGGTTTGCGAGAAGT GCGAGAAGAAGCTGGGGCGCGTCATCACGCCTGATACCTGGAAAGATGGGGCTAGAAACACAACAG AGAGTGGTGGTCGAAagcttaatgaaaataaaatgctgaCATCAAAAAAAGCCAG GTTTGATCCTTATGGGAAATCTGGATTTTCCACATGCAGGATATGCAAAAGCTCTGTCCATCAGTCTGGTTCACATTACTGTCAGGGGTGTGCTTACAAAAAAG GAATTTGTGCCATGTGTGGAAAGAAGGTTCTTGACACCAAGAACTACAAACAGACTtcagtttga